A genomic window from Camelina sativa cultivar DH55 chromosome 2, Cs, whole genome shotgun sequence includes:
- the LOC104756138 gene encoding uncharacterized protein At4g02000-like, with amino-acid sequence MAITSITRNRLSLIARPLNPSVQNFQTVISSLPRSWGLASQVHGRVLDGTFIQFLFQSEVDLISVQRREPWIFNNWFVAVQRWEDFPSLDFLTTIDLWVQIRGIPLPYVSDETVVLIAERLGEIVTVDFHEATTTQIACIRVRIRFGITDCLRFFRRIRFRSGETAMIRFQYERLRRICSNCYRMTHHRIQCPFLQRIPINRVNPAISERLDQNRVVQNDELNRDDINSQSHISDTSFPAPRSQPPRVETPPLNPEEIAAASPYFPEFKAENVQHFAVPIPKRVSSIRVQSSNCSNVTPFNDHESTAKEIKNAGIGQTSKFEVGESSKHPRSEIAKDKERKQKQKIQEYKDGGIQIPPKKR; translated from the exons ATGGCAAttacat CTATAACTCGTAACAGGCTAAGTCTGATAGCTAGACCACTGAATCCAAGTGTTCAGAATTTTCAGACTGTGATATCCTCCTTACCAAGGTCGTGGGGTCTAGCTTCACAAGTTCATGGAAGAGTTCTGGATGGTACTtttattcagtttctttttcaatCAGAAGTTGATCTTATCTCAGTGCAGAGAAGAGAACCATGGATTTTCAATAATTGGTTTGTTGCTGTCCAAAGATGGGAGGACTTTCCAAGCTTAGATTTTCTAACAACTATCGATCTCTGGGTTCAAATTCGTGGCATCCCATTACCATATGTCTCTGATGAGACAGTCGTGCTTATAGCGGAAAGACTTGGAGAAATAGTGACAGTGGATTTTCATGAAGCAACAACGACTCAGATAGCTTGTATCAGAGTAAGAATCAGGTTTGGAATTACTGATTGTCTACGTTTCTTTCGAAGAATCAGGTTTAGATCTGGAGAAACAGCAATGATACGCTTTCAGTATGAGCGTCTGAGAAGAATTTGTAGTAACTGTTACAGAATGACTCACCATAGGATTCAGTGTCCGTTCCTTCAGCGTATCCCGATTAATAGAGTCAACCCTGCAATTTCCGAAAGACTTGATCAGAATAGAGTGGTTCAGAATGATGAGTTAAACAGGGATGATATCAATTCACAATCCCATATATCAGATACATCATTTCCAGCACCAAGGTCTCAACCTCCAAGAGTGGAAACTCCTCCTCTTAATCCAGAGGAAATAGCAGCAGCTTCGCCTTACTTTCCAGAGTTCAAAGCTGAAAATGTTCAACATTTTGCAGTACCAATACCAAAAAGGGTATCAAGTATCAGAGTACAATCCTCAAACTGCTCTAATGTGACTCCATTTAATGATCATGAAAGCACtgcaaaagagataaaaaatgCAGGAATTGGACAAACATCTAAATTTGAAGTAGGAGAGTCATCGAAACATCCAAGATCAGAGATAgctaaagataaagaaagaaaacaaaagcaaaagatacAAGAGTACAAAGATGGAGGAATTCAGATACCTCCGAAGAAGAGATAA